In the Hyphomonadaceae bacterium BL14 genome, one interval contains:
- a CDS encoding GntR family transcriptional regulator, translated as MSPTSRLDGSAATRLAPDLIDETLPTPLYHQIFLVLRDRIREGGFPAGAILPGEQELTRLFNVSRITVKRAMNELAAHGFVTRHRGRGTVVTHNASAPVVEGRFDTLFDALKRMGLETQVQLLEAEAVRASEELALEMTLDPGCKLQRAVRLRSLEGDTFSYLVTHVPWEIAARYSQEDLKTQPMQELLRRAGAETVEADQTITAVAAEPLIASALRISPGSPLLKIKRIMRGADGRAVQHIIAYYRPERFRYHMRLVRKDAADDDWSEAEMS; from the coding sequence ATGAGCCCGACTTCCCGGCTGGACGGCAGCGCCGCGACTCGCCTGGCGCCCGACCTGATCGACGAGACCCTGCCCACACCGCTGTATCACCAGATCTTCCTGGTGTTGCGCGACCGGATTCGCGAGGGCGGATTCCCCGCAGGCGCGATCCTGCCGGGCGAGCAGGAGCTGACGCGCCTGTTCAATGTCTCGCGCATAACCGTCAAGCGCGCCATGAATGAGCTGGCCGCCCACGGCTTCGTCACCCGCCATCGCGGGCGCGGCACAGTGGTCACCCACAACGCGTCCGCACCGGTGGTGGAAGGACGGTTCGACACGCTGTTCGACGCCCTCAAACGCATGGGGCTGGAGACCCAGGTCCAGCTTCTGGAGGCGGAAGCGGTACGCGCCAGCGAGGAGCTGGCGCTGGAAATGACGCTGGACCCCGGTTGCAAGCTTCAGCGGGCGGTGCGCCTGCGCTCGCTGGAAGGCGACACGTTTTCCTATCTGGTCACCCATGTGCCGTGGGAGATTGCGGCGCGCTACAGCCAGGAAGACCTGAAGACCCAACCCATGCAGGAATTGCTGCGCCGGGCGGGCGCCGAAACGGTGGAGGCCGACCAGACCATCACGGCGGTGGCCGCCGAGCCGCTGATCGCGTCGGCGCTGCGCATCTCGCCGGGCTCGCCGCTGTTGAAGATCAAGCGCATCATGCGCGGCGCGGACGGGCGCGCGGTACAGCATATCATCGCCTATTACCGGCCTGAACGCTTCCGCTACCACATGCGTCTGGTGCGCAAGGACGCCGCCGACGATGACTGGAGCGAAGCCGAAATGAGCTGA
- a CDS encoding aldehyde dehydrogenase family protein, whose translation MTRTISVRNPRTGKADYRFTPPGEAELQATAARLRAAQGGWAAMPLDARLERLVSWADIMARDIDAIAAALETDTGRRRVARMEVQGACASIRGWAASAPALAPQAGWIPGRSNPALKHSGQFIPYPLVGVISPWNFPLTLSLIDAIPALAAGCAVLIKPSEVTPRFAEPVAASIAEAGLSDLIAFAPGAGDTGQQVIAVSDLICFTGSVPTGRKVAAACAQRLIPAFLELGGKDPLIITRSADLELAVRAALRGSVLSTGQACQSIERIYVDRAIHDAFLERLVEAAGQVRLNWPDITQGEIGPIIFEKQADLIAGQIRDAKSKGARVHTGGKVERHGGGLWIRPTVMSNVDHTMAVMTEETFGPVLPVMAFEDVDEAVALANDTVYGLSAAVFAGDLDEAEAIARRLEAGAVSLNDAALTALFYEAEKQSFRQSGLGPSRMGAAGLTRFYRRQALIANTSAPAPLEAFREEG comes from the coding sequence ATGACCCGAACGATCTCCGTGCGCAATCCGCGCACCGGCAAGGCCGATTACCGCTTTACGCCGCCCGGCGAAGCTGAACTCCAGGCCACGGCCGCGCGCCTGCGCGCGGCGCAAGGCGGCTGGGCGGCCATGCCGCTCGACGCGCGGCTGGAGCGGCTCGTGAGCTGGGCGGATATCATGGCCCGCGATATCGACGCCATCGCGGCCGCGCTGGAGACTGATACCGGCCGGCGCCGGGTGGCGCGCATGGAGGTCCAGGGCGCGTGCGCATCAATCCGCGGCTGGGCAGCGAGCGCGCCGGCCCTGGCTCCCCAAGCCGGCTGGATCCCGGGGCGCAGCAATCCGGCGCTGAAACATTCAGGCCAGTTCATCCCCTACCCGCTGGTGGGCGTGATCAGCCCGTGGAATTTCCCGCTCACCCTGTCGCTGATCGACGCCATTCCCGCGCTGGCGGCGGGCTGCGCTGTGCTGATCAAGCCGTCCGAAGTGACGCCGCGCTTTGCCGAACCGGTGGCGGCGAGCATTGCAGAGGCCGGCCTATCTGATCTCATCGCCTTCGCGCCGGGCGCTGGCGACACCGGCCAGCAGGTGATCGCGGTGAGTGATCTCATCTGCTTCACCGGCTCGGTCCCCACGGGCCGCAAGGTCGCTGCGGCCTGCGCGCAGCGCCTGATCCCGGCCTTCCTGGAGCTCGGCGGCAAGGACCCGCTGATCATCACGCGCAGCGCCGATCTGGAGCTGGCTGTGCGTGCGGCCTTGCGCGGCTCGGTCCTGTCCACCGGCCAGGCCTGCCAGTCCATCGAGCGCATCTATGTGGACCGGGCGATCCATGACGCTTTCCTGGAGCGGCTGGTAGAGGCGGCGGGCCAGGTGCGCCTGAACTGGCCGGACATCACCCAGGGCGAGATCGGTCCCATCATCTTTGAAAAACAGGCCGATCTGATCGCCGGACAGATCAGGGACGCGAAATCCAAAGGCGCGCGCGTGCACACCGGCGGCAAGGTGGAGCGCCATGGCGGGGGTCTGTGGATCCGGCCCACGGTGATGTCGAACGTGGATCACACCATGGCAGTGATGACGGAAGAAACCTTCGGTCCGGTCCTTCCTGTGATGGCATTTGAGGATGTGGATGAGGCGGTCGCGCTGGCCAATGACACGGTCTACGGCCTGTCGGCGGCGGTGTTCGCCGGCGACCTTGACGAGGCCGAAGCCATCGCCCGGCGGCTGGAAGCCGGCGCGGTGTCACTCAATGACGCGGCGCTGACGGCACTGTTTTACGAGGCGGAAAAGCAGAGCTTCCGGCAATCGGGGCTCGGCCCCTCACGCATGGGCGCGGCAGGGCTGACGCGCTTCTACCGCCGCCAGGCGCTGATCGCCAATACCAGCGCGCCCGCCCCTCTGGAGGCATTCCGCGAGGAAGGCTGA
- a CDS encoding FAD-binding oxidoreductase, which produces MNQSAEAATIETLATTLSGIIGADHVQAGDAARILFSQDVWREGARVDLVASPASEAECAAVVRACADAGAAVYPRGGGMSYTAGYLPDRPGGVSVDTTRMNRVLEISEAGMYVRVEAGCTWKTLNEALAPTGLRTPFWGPLSGTSSTVGGGVSQNNAFFGAGVHGPTADSVLSVSVALPQDVILRTGSASGETGTGPARPFFRHYGPDLTGLFCGDAGALGVKTEITLRLIPAPAHERWASFSFASREACAAAMASMGRTGLACELFAFDPGLTAVRMKRASLMSDAKTLGKVVTGQKSLMKGLTEGAKMALAGRSFLGEADFNLHVVTESHSKTGADDALRQLTQLAERAGGRGVEPTIPKVIRANPFTPLNNMIGPSAERWVPVHGIVAMDDGPACWAEIEALFASLKTRFDNHGVTTGFLVTTLSTTGFLVEPVFLWPDELFDLHRAHVEAGYLKTLKPRPADPAATALVAEARTAVVDIFTRYGAAHFQIGRTYPLARTRSAPALALLRAIKTELDPHNIINPGALRLDGKP; this is translated from the coding sequence ATGAACCAATCCGCTGAAGCGGCCACGATCGAAACTCTTGCCACCACCCTGTCCGGGATCATCGGTGCCGATCACGTGCAGGCCGGTGACGCCGCCCGAATCCTGTTTTCCCAGGATGTCTGGCGTGAGGGCGCGCGGGTGGATCTGGTCGCAAGCCCGGCCAGCGAGGCCGAGTGCGCGGCCGTCGTGCGCGCCTGCGCTGACGCCGGAGCCGCGGTCTATCCGCGCGGCGGGGGCATGTCCTACACGGCGGGGTATCTGCCTGACCGTCCCGGGGGCGTGTCTGTGGACACCACGCGCATGAACCGGGTGCTCGAGATCAGCGAAGCGGGCATGTATGTGCGCGTGGAGGCCGGGTGCACCTGGAAGACACTGAACGAGGCGCTCGCACCCACCGGCCTGCGCACCCCGTTCTGGGGGCCGCTCTCGGGGACTTCCTCCACCGTTGGCGGGGGCGTGTCGCAGAACAACGCCTTCTTTGGTGCCGGGGTCCATGGCCCGACGGCCGACAGTGTGCTGTCCGTCTCCGTCGCCCTTCCACAGGATGTGATCCTGCGCACAGGCAGCGCTTCGGGCGAGACCGGCACCGGCCCCGCCCGCCCCTTCTTCCGTCACTATGGCCCGGACCTGACCGGCCTGTTCTGCGGCGATGCCGGGGCGCTGGGGGTGAAGACCGAGATCACGCTTCGTCTGATCCCCGCCCCGGCCCATGAGCGCTGGGCGAGTTTCTCGTTCGCGTCCCGCGAGGCCTGCGCGGCGGCCATGGCCTCCATGGGCCGCACCGGACTGGCGTGCGAGCTGTTCGCGTTTGATCCGGGCCTGACCGCCGTGCGCATGAAGCGCGCCTCGCTGATGAGCGACGCCAAAACCCTGGGCAAGGTGGTCACCGGCCAGAAGAGTTTGATGAAGGGCCTCACCGAGGGCGCGAAAATGGCGCTGGCCGGGCGGTCATTCCTCGGTGAGGCCGACTTCAATCTGCATGTGGTCACAGAGAGCCATTCCAAAACCGGTGCCGATGACGCCCTGCGCCAGCTGACACAGCTCGCCGAGCGGGCGGGCGGGCGCGGCGTGGAGCCGACTATCCCCAAGGTGATCCGCGCCAATCCCTTTACCCCGCTCAACAACATGATCGGGCCGAGTGCCGAGCGCTGGGTTCCGGTTCATGGCATTGTCGCCATGGATGACGGCCCGGCCTGCTGGGCCGAAATCGAGGCACTGTTCGCCAGCCTGAAAACGCGCTTTGACAATCATGGCGTGACAACCGGCTTTCTGGTGACCACGCTCTCCACCACCGGCTTTCTGGTGGAGCCGGTCTTCCTGTGGCCCGATGAATTGTTCGATCTGCACCGCGCGCATGTGGAAGCGGGCTATCTCAAGACCCTCAAGCCCCGGCCCGCCGATCCGGCGGCGACCGCGCTGGTGGCAGAGGCGCGCACGGCAGTTGTGGATATCTTCACCCGCTATGGCGCAGCGCATTTCCAGATCGGGCGCACCTATCCGCTGGCGCGCACGCGGTCAGCGCCGGCGCTTGCGCTGCTGCGCGCGATCAAGACCGAGCTGGACCCGCACAACATCATCAATCCCGGCGCCCTGAGACTGGACGGCAAGCCATGA
- a CDS encoding calcium/sodium antiporter gives MTENLLLILMVTIGIVLLLVGGDVLVRGATAMARKMGVPPLIVGLTVVAFGTSAPEMVVSVAAAIQGAPGLAYGIIVGSNIANILLVLGVAALFAPLVTRAPGVRTNTAIAVVLTAVFIALGLNGEFGLREGWVLIGAIILYVLWLAWSATRPKAADDPLLSEMTDVDNMDGLPRTALMITVFLIVGLVLLPLGAHFVVSNGSVFARQLGISEAVIGLTLLAVGTSLPELATAIVAAVRKQAAMAFGNIIGSNIFNIAAVGGLTAVSAHLAGASVTVDAIFLRFDFWVMAAAMLAGAVFVFTQRPIGRVAGIVLSGGYAAYLAALVYIHLG, from the coding sequence TTGACCGAAAACCTCCTCCTGATCCTGATGGTCACCATCGGGATCGTGCTGCTGCTCGTGGGCGGCGACGTGCTGGTGCGCGGTGCCACGGCGATGGCGCGCAAGATGGGCGTGCCGCCGCTGATAGTCGGCCTCACCGTCGTGGCCTTCGGCACCAGCGCGCCGGAAATGGTGGTTTCGGTGGCCGCGGCCATCCAGGGCGCGCCGGGCCTCGCCTACGGCATTATCGTCGGCTCCAATATCGCCAATATCCTGCTGGTCCTTGGCGTGGCAGCCCTGTTTGCGCCGCTGGTGACCCGCGCGCCCGGCGTGCGCACCAACACCGCGATCGCTGTTGTCCTGACCGCCGTATTCATCGCCCTGGGCCTGAACGGCGAGTTCGGCCTGCGCGAAGGCTGGGTGCTGATCGGAGCGATTATCCTCTACGTGCTCTGGCTCGCCTGGTCAGCGACGCGGCCCAAGGCGGCGGACGACCCGCTCCTGTCCGAGATGACCGACGTCGACAACATGGACGGCCTGCCGCGCACGGCCCTCATGATCACGGTCTTCCTGATCGTGGGCCTGGTCCTGTTGCCGCTGGGCGCCCACTTCGTGGTGTCCAACGGGTCGGTATTCGCCCGCCAGCTGGGCATCAGCGAAGCCGTTATCGGCCTGACCCTGCTGGCCGTGGGCACCAGCCTGCCCGAGCTTGCCACCGCCATCGTCGCCGCCGTGCGCAAGCAGGCCGCCATGGCATTCGGCAACATTATCGGCTCCAACATCTTCAACATCGCTGCCGTGGGCGGGCTGACAGCCGTGTCGGCACATTTGGCGGGCGCGTCGGTCACGGTGGACGCGATCTTCCTGCGCTTTGATTTCTGGGTGATGGCGGCGGCCATGCTGGCTGGCGCGGTCTTTGTGTTCACCCAGCGGCCGATCGGACGCGTCGCCGGCATCGTGCTGTCGGGCGGTTACGCCGCCTATCTTGCGGCGCTGGTCTACATCCATCTGGGCTGA
- a CDS encoding nitrilase, with product MTQAAPAYTALALQSLCETVNACPDADSARARMLASIARIRAEIAGSVAFIGPDVRLVVLPEYALTGFPMRETAAEWRAKASISADGPEFGAMAAIAADFNIFLAWNGYETDPHFPDLYFQACVVIDPSGAQVLRYRRLISMYAPSPYDVLDAYLDAYGEDALFPVADTAIGRLAAIASEEILHPEIARLHAVRGAEVFVHSSSEVSSPQATPKNIAKQARAIENLAYVVSANTGGMTGTPIPQASADRGSKIVDPRGLIIAEAASGPSMCAYGEVDVGLVRRLRRKVSMGNLLARQPMELWARAYAGARVHPPETLMADGAVTTPAKDFYRARQAGVIEALARRGVI from the coding sequence ATGACGCAAGCCGCCCCCGCCTATACGGCGCTCGCCCTGCAGTCTCTGTGCGAGACGGTGAATGCCTGCCCCGACGCGGACAGTGCGCGCGCGCGCATGCTGGCCTCCATCGCGCGCATCCGCGCCGAGATTGCAGGGTCCGTCGCCTTTATCGGCCCGGACGTGCGCCTGGTCGTGCTGCCCGAGTATGCGCTCACCGGTTTTCCCATGCGCGAAACCGCTGCCGAATGGCGCGCCAAGGCGTCGATCAGCGCAGACGGGCCGGAGTTCGGCGCCATGGCCGCCATCGCGGCCGATTTCAACATCTTCCTGGCCTGGAACGGCTACGAGACCGACCCGCACTTCCCCGACCTCTACTTCCAGGCCTGCGTGGTGATCGATCCGTCCGGCGCGCAGGTGCTGCGCTATCGCCGCCTCATCTCCATGTATGCGCCCAGCCCCTATGACGTGCTCGACGCCTATCTTGACGCCTATGGCGAGGATGCGCTGTTTCCCGTCGCCGATACCGCCATCGGCCGGTTGGCGGCGATTGCGTCCGAAGAGATTCTTCACCCCGAGATCGCCCGCCTGCACGCAGTGCGCGGCGCGGAGGTGTTCGTGCATTCATCGTCTGAAGTGTCGAGCCCCCAGGCCACGCCCAAGAATATCGCCAAGCAGGCGCGCGCCATTGAAAACCTCGCCTATGTGGTGTCGGCCAATACCGGGGGCATGACCGGTACGCCCATCCCCCAGGCCAGCGCCGACCGGGGCTCCAAGATCGTCGATCCGCGCGGCCTGATCATCGCCGAAGCCGCGTCTGGCCCGTCCATGTGCGCCTATGGCGAGGTCGATGTGGGGCTGGTACGCCGCCTGCGGCGCAAGGTGTCCATGGGCAATCTCCTGGCCCGTCAGCCCATGGAGCTTTGGGCGCGTGCCTATGCCGGCGCTCGCGTCCATCCGCCCGAAACGCTGATGGCGGACGGCGCGGTCACCACGCCTGCCAAGGATTTCTACCGCGCCCGTCAGGCCGGGGTGATCGAGGCCCTGGCCAGGCGCGGCGTGATCTGA